The proteins below come from a single Pichia kudriavzevii chromosome 2, complete sequence genomic window:
- a CDS encoding uncharacterized protein (PKUD0B02110; similar to Saccharomyces cerevisiae YAL060W (BDH1); ancestral locus Anc_7.3): MKGLLYYGREEIRYSEDIPEPQIKNPNDVKVKIAYCGICGTDLHEFLDGPIFFPQPNGRSEISGKKLPLCPGHEFSGVIEEVGTGVTKFQRGDRVVVEATSHCSDRERYKDEIEDKDLSFCAACKAEKPNCCKRLSFVGLGTDHGAFGQYVVYGEDHILKIPDDLPLDLAALVEPLSVAWHAVSLANFKPGQTAVVLGGGPIGLCTILALKGHQAGKIVCSEPAAIRRELAEKLGAETFNPMDHEDPIAELKNLLPETEGFTASFDCSGIQKTFDTSIDVLGPGGSAVNVAIWPNVPIQYVPMCLTYQEKTATGSMCYVTKDFREVLDAIAAGLIDQKSMRLLVTGKVEAKDGIEGGFMQLINHKETNVKILIAPNGLDM, from the coding sequence ATGAAAGGCCTATTATATTATGGAAGAGAAGAGATCCGCTACTCAGAAGACATTCCCGAACCACAAATTAAAAACCCAAACGACGTCAAGGTCAAGATTGCCTATTGTGGCATCTGTGGTACTGATTTGCACGAGTTTTTAGATGGtcctatttttttcccacAGCCAAATGGCCGTTCCGAAATATCCGGTAAAAAATTGCCTCTTTGTCCAGGTCATGAATTTTCCGgtgttattgaagaagttggcACTGGTGTCACCAAGTTTCAAAGGGGAGACcgtgttgttgttgaagcaaCGTCCCATTGCTCCGACAGAGAACGGTATAAGGACGAAATTGAGGATAAGGACCTCTCCTTTTGTGCAGCGTGTAAGGCAGAAAAGCCAAATTGCTGTAAACGTTTGTCCTTTGTTGGATTAGGTACTGACCATGGTGCCTTTGGTCAATATGTCGTTTATGGTGAAGACCATATCTTGAAGATTCCAGATGATTTGCCTCTTGACTTGGCTGCCTTGGTGGAACCTCTATCGGTTGCATGGCACGCTGTCAGCTTGGCCAACTTTAAACCGGGACAAACGGCAGTTGTTTTAGGAGGCGGTCCAATTGGATTATGTACTATTCTTGCATTGAAGGGCCATCAGGCTGGTAAGATTGTCTGTTCGGAACCTGCAGCTATTAGAAGAGAATTGGCTGAAAAATTGGGAGCTGAAACTTTCAATCCAATGGATCATGAAGACCCTATTgcagaattgaaaaacttattACCTGAAACTGAAGGCTTTACCGCTTCATTTGATTGTTCTGGTATTCAGAAAACTTTTGATACTTCTATCGACGTTTTGGGTCCAGGAGGTTCTGCAGTTAATGTTGCAATTTGGCCTAATGTCCCTATCCAATATGTCCCAATGTGTTTGACCTATCAAGAGAAAACCGCTACAGGTTCCATGTGTTATGTCACTAAGGATTTCAGGGAAGTTCTTGATGCCATTGCAGCAGGTCTCATTGACCAGAAGTCAATGAGGTTGTTGGTGACTGGTAAAGTTGAAGCTAAGGACGGAATTGAAGGCGGGTTCATGCAATTGATCAACCACAAGGAAACAAACGTCAAGATTTTGATTGCGCCAAACGGACTCGATATGTGA
- a CDS encoding uncharacterized protein (PKUD0B02160; similar to Saccharomyces cerevisiae YCL030C (HIS4); ancestral locus Anc_1.45), with protein MVFPVLPLYESTGKPLLSVVGQALYRFNGSNTDAIVQISKYTPNLNVFVELAVNEISDAIVEQLLSLYNNGVCSVLATPEQGSVILEKIPNARITYKASENKQYQSIAYVLGSSLPQTIDEKITAFVYVEDTLSLEELQKLVKSGYIPIIKSDLLTNEYEDVKGQYPLVDFIIPKIVTDRADGLYTTLVVDSSNQSLGLVYSSVTSISESIRTGTGVYQSRKHGLWYKGKTSGATQKLISFDLDCDSDCLKAIVEQSGSGFCHLSTNSCFGNFTGLKALEATLFQRKTDAPEGSYTKRLFDDESLLNAKIKEEAEELADAKTKEEIAWEAADLFYFALARCAKYNVTLADIEKNLDMKALKVSRRKGDAKPKFIEKKQSTEKSEINERHIGPDDKIYLNRINAATASKEEVEACLERPIQKSADIMSLVTPIVENVKANGDKALLELTAKFDRVQLDSPVLFAPYKPDMMQISEKLKKAIDVSFENIRIFHEAQNQKDILTVETSPGVYCSRFARPIEKVGCYIPGGTAVLPSTSLMLSVPALVAGCKEIIFASPPGKDGKLTPEVVYVAHKVGAKCIVMAGGAQAVAAMAYGTESVPKCDKIMGPGNQFVTAAKMLVSNDSNALCAIDMPAGPSEVLVIADKHADPDFVASDLLSQAEHGIDSQVILLAVDMTDAEVDSIDEAVHRQALALPRVDIVRKCIAHSTTIVVKTLDEAFEMSNKYAPEHLILQIENAEEWVPKVDNAGSVFVGALSPESCGDYSSGTNHTLPTYGYARMYSGVNTATFQKFITSQVVTREGLKNIGPAVMDLAEVEGLDGHRNAVRVRMDKLGMLPEGY; from the coding sequence ATGGTATTTCCTGTACTCCCACTTTATGAGTCCACAGGCAAACCTCTGTTGTCTGTTGTTGGCCAAGCTCTTTACAGATTTAATGGATCTAATACTGATGCAATAGTTCAAATTTCCAAGTACACTCCAAACTTGAATGTGTTTGTCGAATTGGCGGTCAATGAGATATCTGATGCTATTGTTGAACAATTACTCTCATTATACAACAATGGAGTTTGTTCGGTTTTAGCAACTCCCGAACAAGGAAGTGttattcttgaaaaaatccCAAATGCAAGAATTACATATAAGGCATCCGAGAACAAACAATATCAGTCTATTGCCTACGTTTTGGGATCATCATTACCGCAGaccattgatgaaaagattaCTGCTTTTGTTTATGTTGAAGACACGTTATCCCTTGAGGAATTACAAAAGCTCGTTAAGTCAGGTTATATTCCGATTATCAAATCAGACTTATTGACAAATGAGTACGAAGATGTCAAGGGTCAATATCCATTAGTTGATTTTATTATCCCTAAAATTGTCACCGATCGTGCAGATGGACTATACACTACTCTGGTTGTGgattcatcaaatcaatcTTTGGGTCTCGTGTATTCATCTGTAACTTCTATTTCCGAATCAATTAGAACCGGTACAGGTGTTTATCAATCCAGGAAACATGGTTTATGGTATAAGGGCAAAACCTCTGGTGCAACCCAAAAattaatttcttttgacCTAGACTGCGATTCCGACTGTTTGAAGGCAATAGTCGAGCAATCTGGATCTGGATTTTGCCACCTGAGTACTAACTCATGTTTTGGCAATTTTACAGGCTTGAAAGCCCTGGAAGCGACTCTATTTCAACGTAAAACAGATGCACCAGAAGGTTCGTACACTAAACGtctttttgatgatgaatcgTTGTTGAACGCTAAGATCAAAGAGGAAGCAGAAGAGTTAGCAGATGCCAAAACCAAGGAAGAAATTGCTTGGGAGGCTGCTGATCTGTTTTATTTTGCATTGGCTAGATGTGCGAAATATAATGTTACCTTAgctgatattgaaaagaacTTGGACATGAAAGCATTGAAAgtttcaagaagaaagggCGATGCGAAACCTAAgtttattgaaaagaagCAATCAACAGAGAAGTCGGAAATTAATGAAAGACATATTGGCCCAGATGAcaagatttatttgaatagAATCAATGCTGCAACTGCAtcaaaggaagaagttgaagcGTGCTTGGAAAGACCAATCCAGAAATCGGCAGATATTATGTCATTGGTTACTCCGATTGTTGAGAATGTCAAGGCGAACGGAGATAAGGCTCTATTGGAGTTAACTGCTAAGTTTGACAGGGTTCAGTTAGATTCACCCGTTTTATTTGCTCCTTACAAGCCTGATATGATGCAAATCTCAGAGAAGCTAAAAAAGGCGATCGATGtatcatttgaaaatatcaggATTTTCCACGAAgctcaaaatcaaaaggatATTCTAACGGTGGAAACATCGCCAGGAGTTTACTGTTCTAGATTTGCTAGGCCTATCGAGAAGGTTGGTTGTTATATTCCAGGTGGAACTGCTGTTTTGCCATCAACATCGTTGATGTTATCTGTTCCAGCATTAGTTGCTGGTTGCAAGGAGATTATCTTTGCTTCTCCACCTGGTAAGGATGGTAAACTAACTCCAGAGGTTGTTTATGTAGCACACAAGGTTGGCGCCAAGTGTATTGTTATGGCAGGTGGAGCACAGGCTGTAGCAGCTATGGCTTATGGTACCGAGAGTGTTCCAAAATGTGATAAAATTATGGGTCCGGGTAATCAATTTGTCACTGCTGCTAAGATGTTAGTCTCTAATGATTCCAATGCATTATGTGCCATTGATATGCCAGCAGGTCCATCTGAAGTATTAGTCATTGCTGATAAGCATGCCGATCCTGATTTTGTTGCCAGCGATTTACTCTCACAAGCTGAACATGGTATCGATTCCCAGGTCATTCTACTGGCTGTTGACATGACTGACGCAGAAGTTGATTCCATTGACGAAGCTGTCCATAGACAAGCTTTAGCGCTACCGAGAGTCGACATTGTTAGAAAATGTATTGCACATTCCACTACAATTGTAGTCAAAACGCTGGATGAGGCATTTGAAATGTCCAACAAATATGCTCCAGAgcatttgattttgcagATTGAGAACGCAGAAGAATGGGTTCCTAAGGTTGACAATGCAGGTTCTGTCTTTGTTGGCGCATTATCGCCAGAATCTTGTGGTGATTATTCCTCCGGTACTAACCATACATTACCTACGTATGGTTATGCTAGGATGTACAGCGGAGTGAACACAGCAACCTTCCAAAAGTTCATCACTTCTCAGGTTGTCACAAGGGAAGGTTTGAAGAACATCGGTCCTGCAGTTATGGATTTGGCTGAGGTTGAAGGTCTTGATGGCCACCGTAACGCCGTTAGGGTGAGAATGGATAAACTTGGTATGCTCCCTGAAGGATACTGA
- a CDS encoding uncharacterized protein (PKUD0B02120; similar to Saccharomyces cerevisiae YCL029C (BIK1); ancestral locus Anc_1.46), producing MARMQASTPVLPPIGSVISLPNSSDIAILKYVGSVDNHDGVFCGLELCGALASSGKNDGIINGIEYFQVSVPKSGLFVPLRKILGWLSHTHTQPQPQPQSLPQSQPLLQPQLLPQPNSVSIESTSSGSVAATKEIEELKRHIISLEKQLLLRENDLKELDIQLDELDATLRSNDARLARKEERFNRYKVEKEEEISMLLTTIESLEKKIVELEERLSVQPQVPDNSELVKRIEQLEKELKLEKDNFSSFKAQKSNEINELRKFEMKNYTLELEIEKLREHQHNEDTDSLVNDLRKQIEERDERLKELEGLKTIKSSGELPIYKPQTEVDPSAGREDFCNYCDTSGHTTGDCPYEKDNLEIF from the coding sequence ATGGCCAGGATGCAAGCTTCGACCCCTGTATTACCGCCAATTGGATCAGTGATAAGTTTGCCTAATTCAAGCGATATTGCAATATTAAAGTATGTCGGATCAGTCGACAATCATGATGGTGTGTTCTGTGGACTGGAGCTATGTGGAGCCCTGGCATCAAGTGGTAAAAACGACGGCATCATCAATGGCATTGAGTATTTCCAAGTCAGTGTGCCAAAAAGTGGCTTATTTGTAccattgagaaaaatacTTGGTTGGTTATCACATACTCATACTcaaccacaaccacaaccacaaTCATTACCGCAATCACAACCACTATTACAACCGCAATTACTACCCCAACCAAACTCGGTATCAATAGAGTCAACTTCTTCAGGGTCTGTTGCTGCTACTAAGGAAATAGAGGAACTAAAGCGACATATCATTTCGCTTGAGAAACAGCTCCTACTACGTGAAAATGACCTGAAAGAGTTAGATATCCAGTTGGACGAGTTGGATGCAACTCTGAGATCTAATGATGCACGATTGGCCAGGAAGGAGGAGCGTTTCAATAGATACAAGGTTGAAAAGGAGGAGGAAATCTCAATGTTGCTAACAACAATTGAATCtctggaaaaaaaaattgttgaacTGGAGGAAAGGCTAAGTGTGCAACCACAAGTCCCAGATAACAGTGAGCTAGTCAAGCGTATCGAACAGTTAGAGAAGGAATTGAAGCTGGAGAAGGATAATTTTAGTAGTTTCAAGGCTCAAAAGAGtaatgaaatcaatgaattgaggaaatttgaaatgaaaaactATACTTTAGAACTGGAAATCGAAAAATTGAGGGAGCATCAACACAATGAAGATACCGACTCACTTGTGAATGATTTGAGGAAACAGATCGAGGAGAGGGATGAAAGGCTCAAAGAATTAGAGGGCTTAAAAACTATTAAATCAAGCGGAGAACTACCTATTTATAAACCCCAAACTGAAGTTGACCCTTCAGCTGGACGAGAAGATTTCTGTAATTACTGTGATACATCAGGACACACAACAGGTGATTGCCCCTATGAGAAGGATAATTTAGAAATTTTCTGA
- a CDS encoding uncharacterized protein (PKUD0B02150; similar to Saccharomyces cerevisiae YPR098C; ancestral locus Anc_3.411) gives MSYLLPIHLMTYGYTFGSTTFHSFVASFKAIETLPRREFGEFQGKVLPIQFVTQSVAPIIIGLTAPYTISTLGLGLLGVSALGGIANIAYLTPKCAHFKTKRWEIVDTKYNGDNEAAVKSGEVSALDKQFGKFHGMSMGANLLSIVALTAYGFILSGHLKVI, from the coding sequence atGTCCTACCTACTTCCAATCCATTTAATGACTTATGGTTACACCTTTGGGTCAACAACTTTCCATTCGTTTGTTGCCTCTTTCAAGGCAATTGAGACACTTCCCCGCCGTGAGTTTGGGGAGTTTCAGGGTAAAGTTCTGCCAATACAATTTGTTACCCAATCAGTTGCCCCGATTATTATTGGCTTAACGGCACCATACACTATTTCCACACTTGGCCTTGGATTGCTAGGAGTTTCAGCATTGGGCGGCATTGCCAATATTGCCTACTTAACACCTAAATGTGCTCATTTCAAAACTAAACGTTGggaaattgttgatacCAAATACAACGGTGACAATGAAGCAGCTGTTAAGAGCGGTGAGGTTTCTGCGCTTGATAAACAGTTTGGAAAGTTCCATGGCATGAGTATGGGTGCTAATTTGTTAAGTATTGTTGCATTAACCGCCTATGGATTCATTTTGAGTGGCCATCTCAAGGTTATTTAA
- a CDS encoding uncharacterized protein (PKUD0B02170; Pfam Domains: SNF2_N(2.2e-93)|Helicase_C(1.2e-15)|zf-C3HC4(9.7e-07)), giving the protein MGGSESDTEVQGGFLVSKGAKEISRERKRTRSGTRQLRHMNNQTPSSSSTRNTRSRIRRSGLAVEEESYGEDQGEKEEEEEEEEEEEDDDGDEDYVEDDVVITGFNEKGEKGDPVELSDDSNDDVIITEGRDFKSDFREISELQDEINELQKESNGNSNNEELVDGGLIKESNGSTKKKSSRKKPTKSPRKKKEPKPKLTPFERRTNRLYEAHPELRDIFPSLEEQGPKKVILADQPPDLAVTLLNFQREGLSWMVRQEDESPYNGGILADEMGMGKTIQMIALMMHDRSKGPNLVVAPTVALIQWKTEIETHTNNALKVAIFHGANRATSLEELEDIDVVLTSYAVVESSYRKEKYGFTKKHKKVREKSILHLKKFYRVILDEAHNIKDRTSSTAKACDVLNCEKRWCLSGTPLQNRIGELYSLIRFLDIAPFCQYFCTKCPCKSKEWNFPDYKVCAQCGHAPMVHSNFFNHFMLKNIQKYGLQFEGEESFHRIQLLLRQIMIRRTKVERADDLGLPPKLVEIRRDYFNPEEKDLYQSLYTDSKRQFDDYVAEGVVLNNYANIFTLITRMRQLADHPDLVLKRMKLPSSANGGNEGVVELPPGVIVCQICDDEAEEPIESKCHHKFCRICVSEYVESFNGDTSKLKCPVCHIGLSIDLEAPAIEMDLDAVDKTSIVNRIDMAGNWKSSTKVEALMEELYKSRSDRVTTKSIVFSQFTSMLDLVEWRLKRAGFSTVKLQGSMTPSQRQSSIKYFLETPSVEVFLVSLKAGGVALNLVEANQVFILDSWWNPSLDTGQAADRIHRIGQHRPIRIVKLVIEDSIESRIIELQEKKANMVKATLDHDERAANKLSAEDMQFLFNN; this is encoded by the coding sequence ATGGGCGGCAGTGAGAGTGACACAGAAGTTCAAGGTGGGTTTTTGGTTTCCAAAGGTGCCAAAGAGATATccagagaaagaaaaaggacCAGATCTGGGACGCGTCAGCTGCGCCACATGAATAATCAAACTCCAAGCAGTAGTTCAACTCGAAATACTAGATCAAGGATTAGACGTAGCGGACTTGCTGTTGAAGAGGAATCTTATGGAGAGgatcaaggagaaaaagaagaagaagaagaagaagaagaagaagaggaagatgatgatggagATGAAGATTATGTAGAAGATGATGTTGTTATAACTGGCTTTAATgaaaaaggggaaaaagGAGACCCTGTCGAACTGAGTGATGACAGtaatgatgatgttatTATTACAGAAGGAAGGGACTTTAAGTCTGATTTCAGAGAAATTTCCGAGTTACAAGATGAAATAAACGAGCTTCAAAAAGAGTCGAATGGTAATTCAAACAACGAAGAGCTAGTTGATGGCGGTTTaatcaaagaatcaaaTGGCTCaacgaagaaaaaaagttcaagaaaGAAGCCTACAAAAAGTCccaggaaaaaaaaggaaccCAAACCAAAGCTCACACCATTTGAACGTCGTACTAATCGACTCTATGAAGCGCACCCTGAACTTCGTGATATATTTCCGTCTTTAGAAGAACAAGGCCCGAAAAAAGTTATTCTGGCAGATCAACCGCCGGATTTAGCTGTTACTTTGTTGaactttcaaagagaaGGTTTGTCATGGATGGTTAGACAAGAAGATGAGAGTCCATATAACGGAGGTATTTTAGCAGATGAAATGGGTATGGGTAAAACAATCCAAATGATTGCATTAATGATGCATGATCGTTCAAAGGGGCCTAATTTAGTTGTTGCGCCAACGGTGGCATTGATTCAATGGAAGACAGAGATTGAAACTCATACAAATAATGCGTTGAAAGTTGCAATTTTTCATGGTGCCAATAGAGCCACTTCGttggaagaattggaagataTTGACGTAGTCTTAACGTCCTATGCAGTTGTTGAAAGTTCCTataggaaagaaaaatatggatttaccaaaaaacataaaaaagTAAGGGAGAAGAGTATTTTACACCTCAAGAAATTTTATAGAGTTATTTTAGATGAAGCCCataatatcaaagataGGACCAGTTCTACTGCAAAGGCATGTGATGTGTTGAACTGTGAGAAGAGATGGTGTTTGTCAGGAACCCCATTGCAAAACAGAATTGGTGAATTATATTCTTTGATTAGATTTTTAGACATTGCTCCATTTTGTCAGTATTTTTGCACGAAATGCCCTTGTAAATCAAAGGAATGGAATTTTCCGGATTATAAAGTATGTGCTCAGTGTGGTCATGCTCCAATGGTTcattccaattttttcaatcattttatgttgaagaatattCAGAAGTATGGTCTACAATTTGAGGGTGAAGAAAGTTTTCATAGGATTCAATTGCTATTGCGTCAAATAATGATTCGTAGAACTAAAGTGGAAAGAGCAGATGATCTAGGATTGCCACCTaaacttgttgaaataaGAAGGGACTATTTTAATCCTGAAGAGAAAGATCTATATCAATCATTATACACTGATTCCAAACGGCAATTCGACGACTACGTGGCCGAAGGTGtggttttgaataattACGCAAACATTTTCACTTTAATTACCCGTATGAGACAGTTGGCTGATCACCCTGACCTTGTTTTGAAGAGGATGAAGCTTCCAAGTTCTGCAAACGGTGGTAATGAAGGTGTCGTTGAGTTACCACCGGGCGTAATTGTTTGTCAAATCTGTGATGACGAAGCGGAAGAACCTATTGAATCTAAATGCCATCACAAGTTTTGCCGTATATGCGTTAGTGAGTACGTGGAAAGTTTTAATGGTGACACAAGCAAACTAAAATGTCCTGTTTGCCATATTGGATTGAGTATTGACTTGGAAGCTCCTGCCATTGAGATGGATTTGGATGCTGTTGATAAAACATCCATTGTTAATAGAATTGATATGGCCGGTAACTGGAAGTCATCCACCAAAGTTGAAGCTTTAATGGAAGAATTATATAAATCAAGATCCGATAGAGTTACTACAAAGTCTATTGTGTTTTCTCAGTTTACATCCATGCTAGACTTGGTTGAGTGGAGACTAAAACGTGCCGGATTTTCGACTGTTAAGTTACAAGGTTCCATGACACCATCGCAGAGGCAATCGAGTatcaaatattttcttGAAACGCCATCTGTTGAAGTGTTTCTTGTCTCTTTGAAGGCCGGTGGTGTGGCGTTAAACTTGGTCGAAGCGAACCAGGTGTTTATTCTGGACAGTTGGTGGAATCCGTCGTTAGATACTGGTCAAGCGGCAGATAGAATTCATCGTATTGGTCAACATCGGCCGATTCGGATTGTCAAGCTCGTCATAGAAGACAGTATCGAATCTCGTATTATTGaattacaagaaaagaaggcCAACATGGTGAAAGCCACTCTTGACCACGATGAACGAGCAGCTAACAAATTATCTGCTGAAGACATGCAgtttttgttcaacaacTAG
- a CDS encoding uncharacterized protein (PKUD0B02140; Pfam Domains: DUF498(8.7e-14)) — protein sequence MHRRFFSTSSRVNRHYSSTFKASNLGQNLAKYDIYALAEKPENNVEMISDDSIVFSNLKVIRSPNKQQEPIGALLLNNQIFEINLKDTEFHHNNVVVELTPKLFDILSLAYPKPELIIAGLGKRTRMLGPKTRESLNKLGIRVETSDTKSSALSYDLLATERSPALVASIMLPPNL from the coding sequence ATGCACAGACGTTTTTTCAGTACATCTTCCCGTGTCAATCGTCACTATTCTTCTACATTTAAGGCATCCAATCTAGGTCAGAATTTGGCGAAATATGACATTTATGCATTGGCTGAAAAACCCGAGAACAATGTCGAGATGATTTCAGACGACAGTATAGTATTTTCCAACCTAAAGGTGATTCGTTCGCCGAATAAGCAGCAAGAGCCGATTGGGGCATTGTTATTGAACAACCAAATTTTCGAAATTAACTTAAAAGACACGGAATTTCACCACAACAATGTCGTTGTGGAGCTAACTCCCAAATTGTTTGACATTCTATCCCTGGCGTATCCTAAACCAGAGCTCATCATTGCCGGATTGGGGAAGCGTACACGAATGTTGGGTCCgaaaacaagagaaagTTTGAACAAGTTAGGTATAAGAGTGGAAACCAGTGACACTAAAAGCAGTGCCCTAAGTTATGATTTGTTGGCCACTGAAAGATCACCTGCCTTGGTTGCCTCGATAATGTTACCACCGAACCTGTAA
- a CDS encoding uncharacterized protein (PKUD0B02130; similar to Saccharomyces cerevisiae YPR100W (MRPL51); ancestral locus Anc_3.412), whose product MVGIKVLQQVSRSRNGVGAFVLPCKRITLQYCNFGGSSEGMRDFLRQRLPKFAARHPEIEFRVVEKPGKHPIVKGEYSTPNANVNNYENDTFKQICVRKWNIDVIENKLKLLVNSSGKKLSKPKHTVVSSNPSVRGIWSPFYVDPKHRFRV is encoded by the coding sequence ATGGTCGGAATCAAAGTTTTACAACAAGTATCGCGTTCACGCAATGGTGTTGGAGCTTTTGTGCTCCCTTGTAAGCGTATTACACTACAATACTGCAACTTTGGAGGATCTTCTGAAGGAATGAGAGATTTCTTACGCCAAAGATTACCAAAATTTGCAGCAAGACATCCAGAAATTGAGTTCCGGGTTGTTGAGAAGCCAGGTAAACATCCGATTGTCAAGGGAGAATATAGCACACCTAATGCCAATGTTAATAACTATGAAAATGATACCTTCAAGCAAATCTGCGTTAGAAAATGGAAtattgatgttattgaaaacaaactgaaattgttggttAACTCCTCAGGTAAGAAGCTCTCCAAGCCTAAACATACTGTTGTGTCTTCCAATCCATCTGTTAGAGGTATATGGTCTCCATTCTATGTTGATCCTAAACATAGATTTAGAGTGTAA